From Acidobacteriota bacterium, a single genomic window includes:
- a CDS encoding DUF2442 domain-containing protein gives MPRVFESSSYQVSEVRAVKVWFDDDNIWLGLEDGRQVSTPLAFYPRLLNATKEQRENYEFIGPGIGIHWEDLDEDLSVEGIVLGRKDRTSNWTN, from the coding sequence ATGCCTAGAGTCTTTGAGTCGAGTAGCTATCAGGTATCTGAAGTTCGCGCTGTCAAAGTTTGGTTTGATGACGATAATATTTGGCTCGGCCTCGAGGACGGACGTCAAGTGTCGACGCCGTTAGCCTTTTACCCACGGCTTCTGAATGCGACCAAAGAACAGCGAGAGAACTACGAATTCATCGGTCCTGGCATTGGCATTCATTGGGAAGACCTGGACGAAGATCTGAGTGTCGAAGGGATTGTTCTGGGCAGAAAAGATCGGACGTCAAATTGGACGAATTAG
- a CDS encoding S9 family peptidase: MYANRLSRILVLFLAFTTAVAAQQPAKRPLKLDDIPRVREVRDPQISPDGKWVAYVVSAIDVKEDKSNAHIWMAGFDGKSDRQITWSMDSESSPRWSPDGKYLSFTSSRPGKTKGNQVWLLDRSGGDAMQLTELKGRLQGYEWSPDSKRLALVVGDPDPEADANTPPTPEAGATGAQGAAARPKAPKPIVIDRYKFKQDGQGYLLSGRHSYIYLFDIESKKLDRLGTGKWDEAVPSWSTDGSRIAYMSNHAEDPDREPSAQIFVADAKPGSAEKQLTQATSRGGRSRLEWSADGKWIAFLEGDEKKYSAYGMSHLTIVASDGSGAPTRMKAVEALDRGVSSPSFSADGKTIRFLVTDDRSVYPAQVNLAAGAVERLMPPPIVMSSWDSAAGRSIVLSGGNTKHTEVYAVEGGALRQITHHNDALFSELDIASTEEVNFRSKDGTEVHGLLTYPVGYVKGARVPLLLRIHGGPNGQDQHSFSFERQFFAANGYAVLAVNYRGSSGRGMKYSRSIFADWGHYEVEDLQAGVDHVIKMGVGDPDRLGIGGWSYGGILTDYMIASDTRFKAATSGAGTAFTVAFYGTDQYILQYDYEIGPPWDPKAWETYQKISYPFLHAYRIKTPTLFLGGERDFNVPIQGGQQMYQALRSLGVDTQMIIYPNENHGIQRPSYQRDRYERYLAWYDKYLKKAPEATTAAPGVR; encoded by the coding sequence ATGTACGCCAATCGACTATCGCGGATTCTGGTGTTATTTCTTGCTTTCACGACCGCGGTGGCGGCACAGCAACCCGCGAAGCGCCCGCTCAAACTCGACGACATCCCACGAGTTCGCGAAGTGCGCGATCCGCAGATCTCGCCCGATGGAAAATGGGTGGCTTATGTCGTCTCGGCCATCGACGTGAAGGAAGACAAGAGCAACGCGCATATCTGGATGGCCGGCTTCGACGGCAAGTCCGATCGCCAAATCACCTGGAGCATGGATAGCGAATCGTCGCCGCGGTGGAGCCCTGATGGGAAATACCTGTCGTTCACCTCGTCGAGGCCTGGCAAGACCAAGGGTAACCAGGTGTGGCTGCTCGATCGCAGCGGCGGTGACGCCATGCAGCTCACCGAATTGAAAGGACGATTGCAGGGCTACGAATGGTCGCCCGATTCGAAGCGATTGGCGTTGGTTGTCGGCGACCCCGATCCTGAGGCTGACGCGAATACTCCTCCAACTCCGGAGGCCGGCGCGACCGGCGCGCAAGGCGCCGCCGCAAGGCCAAAAGCGCCTAAGCCGATCGTTATCGATCGCTACAAGTTCAAGCAGGACGGGCAAGGCTACCTTCTCTCGGGACGCCACAGCTACATCTATCTGTTCGACATCGAGAGTAAAAAGCTGGACCGGCTGGGAACCGGCAAGTGGGACGAGGCTGTCCCTTCGTGGTCAACGGACGGCAGCCGCATAGCCTACATGAGCAATCACGCGGAAGACCCGGACCGCGAGCCGTCAGCCCAGATTTTCGTTGCCGACGCAAAGCCCGGTTCCGCTGAAAAGCAGTTGACCCAGGCAACCAGCCGAGGCGGCCGTTCGCGTCTGGAATGGAGCGCCGACGGCAAATGGATCGCGTTCCTTGAAGGTGATGAGAAGAAGTACAGCGCCTACGGCATGAGCCATCTGACGATTGTCGCCTCCGACGGGAGCGGCGCGCCCACTCGCATGAAGGCTGTTGAAGCGCTCGACCGCGGGGTCTCCTCGCCTAGCTTCAGCGCCGATGGCAAGACCATTCGCTTTCTGGTCACCGACGATCGCTCCGTCTATCCGGCGCAGGTTAACCTTGCCGCCGGCGCCGTCGAGCGATTGATGCCGCCGCCCATCGTGATGTCGAGTTGGGACTCGGCGGCTGGACGCTCGATCGTTCTCTCGGGCGGCAACACAAAGCACACAGAAGTCTATGCCGTGGAAGGCGGCGCTCTGCGGCAGATCACCCATCACAACGACGCGTTGTTTTCGGAGCTCGATATCGCATCCACCGAAGAGGTCAATTTCCGGAGCAAGGACGGCACTGAAGTGCATGGCTTGCTGACCTACCCGGTCGGTTATGTGAAAGGCGCCAGGGTCCCGTTGTTGCTGCGGATCCACGGCGGTCCGAACGGCCAGGATCAGCACTCGTTCAGCTTCGAGCGGCAGTTCTTCGCGGCGAACGGCTACGCTGTGCTGGCGGTGAACTATAGAGGCAGCTCCGGCCGCGGTATGAAATACTCGCGCTCGATCTTCGCTGACTGGGGACACTACGAAGTCGAGGATTTGCAGGCCGGGGTGGATCACGTGATCAAGATGGGCGTTGGGGACCCGGATCGGTTGGGAATCGGCGGCTGGAGCTATGGCGGAATCTTGACCGACTACATGATTGCCAGCGATACGCGCTTCAAGGCGGCGACCAGCGGGGCGGGCACGGCATTCACGGTCGCGTTCTACGGGACGGATCAATACATTCTTCAATACGACTACGAGATCGGTCCGCCGTGGGACCCGAAAGCGTGGGAGACTTACCAGAAGATCTCCTATCCGTTCCTGCACGCCTATCGCATCAAGACGCCGACGTTGTTTCTCGGCGGCGAGCGCGATTTCAACGTGCCGATCCAGGGAGGCCAGCAGATGTATCAGGCGCTCAGGAGCCTGGGCGTCGATACACAGATGATTATCTATCCGAACGAGAATCACGGCATCCAGCGGCCGAGCTACCAGCGCGATCGGTATGAGCGATACCTTGCGTGGTACGACAAGTATTTGAAGAAGGCTCCGGAGGCGACAACGGCCGCTCCGGGTGTACGGTAG